Proteins encoded by one window of Mucilaginibacter inviolabilis:
- a CDS encoding chloride channel protein: MSKYSKLKRFHNFFKFQRDFRANSVQKVRSYEIVLLWVRNYLSHSHFLILSGILVGCTAGLAGVVLKMLVHYIHYLITSKFQFEEQVIFYVVFPLLGIVLTTLVVLYIYRGNDRKGIPAILYEIAQNSSLVSPVKMYSQIVQSAITVGLGGSAGLESPIAVTGSAIGSNFAKTYKLDYKDRTLLLAAGATAGIASAFNAPIAGMMFAFEILLTGVVFTDFIPLVVAAVCGSLVSRIILNEEALFQFTSRQAFNYKNIPFYIVLGIACGLYARYFVVISQWVEHQFKHIKRSRLQKAIIAGLLLSILCVLFPPLFGEGYSTIKVLATGKIESVVAVSFFKYFTFHEWFILLFLGFICLLKAFATSITIYGGGNGGNFAPSLFAGGTLGYFIAVVCTQMGIPNVPTTNMVIVGMAGVMSGVLYAPLTAIFLIAESSSGYDLFLPLMIVSVVSFLIAKRFSAISPDLKQLAEEGKIFTREHDQNLLLLLHTPDLIDHDIQEISIYASFTELIELISVGKKNFIAVTNDDHILEGIIRLDDIRPVMFNKDMYDELNVQKVMVTPPAIINAEDDVREIVKKFDETNTWNLPVVDQHKFVGFISKSSVLNRYRQLLKEYSG, encoded by the coding sequence TTGAGTAAATACAGTAAATTAAAACGTTTTCATAACTTTTTTAAGTTTCAGCGCGATTTCAGGGCCAACAGTGTTCAAAAGGTCAGGAGCTACGAAATAGTGCTGCTCTGGGTGCGCAATTATCTTTCGCACAGCCATTTTCTGATACTATCGGGTATCCTGGTGGGTTGTACCGCTGGTTTGGCGGGGGTAGTTTTAAAAATGCTGGTGCATTATATCCATTACCTTATTACCTCTAAATTTCAGTTTGAAGAGCAGGTTATTTTTTATGTAGTATTCCCCTTGCTGGGTATCGTGCTCACCACATTGGTAGTATTATACATTTACCGGGGTAACGATCGTAAAGGTATTCCGGCTATACTGTATGAAATTGCGCAGAACTCCAGCCTGGTATCACCGGTAAAAATGTACTCACAGATAGTGCAAAGTGCCATTACGGTAGGTCTGGGTGGTTCAGCTGGTTTGGAAAGTCCTATTGCGGTGACGGGCTCGGCCATTGGCTCCAACTTTGCCAAAACCTACAAATTAGATTATAAAGACCGCACCTTATTACTAGCTGCAGGTGCCACAGCGGGTATAGCTTCAGCCTTCAACGCCCCTATTGCAGGTATGATGTTTGCTTTTGAAATATTGCTTACCGGTGTGGTTTTTACTGATTTTATACCCCTGGTTGTTGCCGCCGTTTGTGGCAGTTTGGTATCCAGGATCATTTTAAATGAGGAGGCTTTGTTTCAATTTACATCAAGACAGGCTTTTAACTATAAAAATATACCATTTTATATTGTATTGGGTATTGCCTGTGGTTTGTATGCCCGTTACTTTGTGGTGATATCACAATGGGTGGAGCATCAGTTTAAGCACATTAAAAGGAGCAGGTTGCAAAAGGCCATCATAGCCGGGTTACTATTATCAATCCTCTGCGTGCTGTTCCCTCCTTTATTTGGCGAAGGTTATTCGACCATTAAGGTGCTGGCTACCGGGAAGATAGAATCAGTAGTAGCGGTTAGCTTTTTTAAATATTTCACTTTTCATGAGTGGTTTATTTTGTTGTTCCTGGGTTTTATTTGCCTTTTAAAAGCCTTTGCCACATCTATCACTATTTATGGTGGTGGTAATGGTGGTAATTTCGCCCCATCGTTATTTGCCGGCGGTACGCTGGGTTATTTTATAGCAGTAGTATGCACCCAGATGGGTATCCCGAATGTGCCTACAACCAATATGGTTATTGTGGGAATGGCCGGGGTAATGAGCGGAGTATTATACGCGCCGCTTACGGCTATATTTCTGATCGCTGAGTCAAGTTCGGGATATGATCTTTTCCTGCCGTTGATGATTGTTTCGGTGGTATCATTTCTCATTGCTAAACGATTTTCGGCTATATCTCCCGACTTAAAACAGCTGGCCGAAGAAGGCAAGATATTTACCCGTGAGCACGATCAAAATCTGCTCCTGCTATTGCATACCCCCGACCTGATTGATCATGATATACAGGAAATCAGCATCTATGCCTCATTTACTGAATTGATTGAACTGATAAGTGTAGGTAAGAAAAACTTTATTGCCGTAACTAACGATGATCACATACTGGAAGGCATCATCCGGTTAGATGATATCAGACCAGTAATGTTCAATAAGGATATGTATGATGAATTGAACGTACAAAAAGTAATGGTTACCCCTCCGGCTATTATTAACGCGGAAGATGATGTACGGGAAATTGTCAAAAAATTTGATGAAACCAATACCTGGAACCTGCCGGTGGTTGATCAGCACAAATTTGTAGGCTTTATATCTAAATCAAGCGTACTGAACCGTTACCGGCAATTGCTTAAGGAATACTCCGGATAA
- a CDS encoding Crp/Fnr family transcriptional regulator: MTKATNTCDLSTCFLCRNSLKDWLPAIGAHKQNITLKKGQQLFKEGDDVNGIYFMYQGVVKVHKQWDQEKDLILRFAKQGDILGHLGLGDTSTYPVSATAIEPGIVCYVKMDFFESSLNVNSQLTYKLMKFFANELQESEKRMRNLAHMPVKERIAQALLSLRNQFGLNEDGYVNIELTRQDISSYASVVYETFFKVTQEFIQNKLITLDGKSFKLLNEDALKEMTLGRKR; this comes from the coding sequence TGCCGGCCATTGGCGCCCATAAACAGAATATCACCCTAAAAAAAGGGCAACAGCTGTTTAAGGAAGGCGACGATGTAAACGGCATATACTTTATGTATCAAGGCGTGGTAAAAGTGCACAAACAATGGGACCAGGAGAAAGACCTGATCCTGCGATTTGCCAAACAAGGTGATATATTGGGTCATTTAGGTTTGGGCGATACATCCACCTACCCAGTCTCGGCAACAGCTATTGAACCGGGGATTGTTTGTTATGTTAAGATGGATTTCTTTGAATCATCATTAAATGTAAACAGCCAGCTTACGTACAAGCTCATGAAGTTTTTTGCTAATGAACTGCAGGAGTCGGAAAAACGGATGCGTAACCTGGCACATATGCCGGTAAAGGAACGCATCGCCCAGGCTTTGCTGTCCCTGCGTAACCAGTTTGGTTTAAATGAAGATGGCTATGTAAATATTGAACTTACCCGGCAGGATATCTCCTCTTATGCCAGCGTGGTATATGAAACTTTTTTCAAGGTAACACAGGAGTTTATACAAAACAAGCTCATCACCCTGGATGGCAAAAGCTTTAAACTCCTGAACGAGGATGCCCTGAAAGAAATGACTTTGGGAAGGAAGAGATAG
- a CDS encoding DUF4202 domain-containing protein — protein MNKLNAAFEQFDAYNQNDPNTFAWEGKSYPQEYFLAIELYNWVNKLNADASEELLLASRSQHIGRWEIPRNTYPEGREAYLKWRKDLALYHAEKTAAIMENVGYTTEQIARVRQVLLKQKIKVDHDVQTMENALCLVFLQFQYEDFHPKYEADKVINILKKSLLKMDAHGHQFALMLNYSDQGLHYIQEALKLINGN, from the coding sequence ATGAATAAACTAAACGCAGCCTTTGAGCAATTTGATGCCTACAACCAGAACGATCCAAATACTTTTGCCTGGGAGGGCAAAAGCTATCCGCAGGAATACTTTCTGGCTATTGAACTGTACAACTGGGTAAATAAATTAAATGCTGATGCCAGTGAAGAGTTGTTACTTGCTTCCAGGAGTCAGCATATCGGTCGCTGGGAAATACCGCGCAATACTTATCCGGAAGGCCGGGAAGCCTATTTAAAATGGCGCAAGGATCTGGCTTTGTATCATGCCGAGAAAACAGCTGCCATTATGGAAAATGTGGGTTACACCACAGAGCAAATTGCCAGGGTGCGGCAGGTCCTGCTCAAGCAGAAGATCAAGGTTGACCATGACGTGCAAACCATGGAAAACGCGCTCTGCCTGGTTTTCCTGCAATTTCAATACGAGGATTTTCACCCCAAATATGAGGCTGATAAAGTGATCAATATCCTCAAAAAATCGCTGTTAAAAATGGATGCACACGGTCATCAATTTGCATTAATGCTAAATTATTCCGATCAGGGTTTACATTATATACAGGAGGCCTTGAAGCTGATCAACGGCAATTGA
- a CDS encoding sigma-70 family RNA polymerase sigma factor, which yields MRQLKISQSITNRESQSLEKYLHEIGKVDLISAQEEVILAQKIREGDQAALERLTKTNLRFVVSVAKQYQNQGLTLGDLINEGNLGLIKAARRFDETKGFKFISYAVWWIRQSILSAVAEQSRIVRLPLNQIGSLSKIHKAASKLEQEYERQPTPEELAEDLEVSVDKIADSLSNAGRQISMDAPFIQGEENTLLDVLQSTDAATDTELMMDSLSQEIKRSLSILAERDREVIILFFGLGGYAPHSLEEIGEKFNLTRERVRQLKDKALMRLRHNSKSNLLQSYLN from the coding sequence ATGAGACAACTTAAAATATCCCAATCAATTACTAACCGCGAGTCTCAGTCGCTTGAAAAGTATCTGCATGAAATAGGCAAGGTAGATTTAATTAGTGCACAGGAAGAAGTGATCCTGGCGCAAAAGATCCGTGAGGGCGACCAGGCTGCATTAGAGAGGTTAACTAAAACTAACCTCCGCTTTGTAGTATCAGTGGCAAAACAGTACCAAAATCAGGGCCTTACTTTAGGCGACCTTATAAACGAAGGCAACTTAGGTTTAATTAAAGCTGCCAGACGTTTTGACGAAACCAAAGGCTTTAAATTTATTTCATATGCCGTATGGTGGATCCGTCAGTCGATATTATCGGCTGTTGCTGAGCAATCACGTATTGTACGCTTGCCTTTAAACCAAATTGGTTCATTAAGTAAGATACATAAAGCTGCTTCGAAATTAGAGCAGGAATATGAAAGACAGCCAACACCAGAGGAGCTGGCTGAAGACCTGGAAGTATCTGTTGACAAAATTGCCGATTCACTAAGTAATGCCGGCCGTCAAATATCTATGGATGCTCCGTTTATACAGGGTGAAGAAAATACCTTGCTTGATGTATTGCAAAGCACTGATGCCGCGACTGATACAGAATTGATGATGGACTCTCTTTCGCAAGAGATTAAACGTTCATTAAGCATACTTGCCGAGCGCGACCGTGAAGTGATTATTTTATTCTTTGGTTTGGGTGGATATGCCCCTCACTCCTTAGAGGAAATAGGTGAGAAATTTAATCTTACCCGCGAACGCGTACGCCAGTTAAAAGATAAAGCTTTGATGCGTTTACGTCATAACTCCAAGTCAAATCTTTTACAATCGTATTTGAACTAA
- a CDS encoding pepsin/retropepsin-like aspartic protease family protein — MKTIYLLIFIAIVLTFQLPASAQIKQLNELVYTKQYTQLEQVLSTINLSTNDKLLYKAILTNAFNQPEVSNLLLKKIFTVKIAAGDSKLQFYLHRIAYDNYVKLNNYKEAHIAAEQLVKDYRTWFSTSELTDQLDENKIWAALAAAPAQQVQKHASSAIPVKKDMAGLWNIPVQQQDSSYLFIFDTGANISTITATYAKKLNLDVIKNSEVRIEGGMNGVSSKVNLGIAKQLYIGKVQINNALFLIFPDSALSFAGGAYKINGIIGLPIIKALEEITINKDTMQIPLVADKRPVRHNLALDLLQPVIYMDYQDQPLPFTFDTGAQVTLFSDNFYKQFKTKLDATAKQDSLRLGGAGGARKMKSLKMPQLVFAVDKKQAVFNNVQISLETTQVSDQYYNGNIGQDMFTQFTHMTINFVNSSVSFGDRKEPTK; from the coding sequence ATGAAAACAATATACCTTTTAATATTCATAGCTATCGTACTTACTTTTCAATTGCCGGCATCTGCCCAGATAAAGCAGCTTAATGAATTAGTATACACCAAACAATATACGCAATTAGAGCAGGTTTTATCCACGATTAATCTATCGACAAATGACAAGCTACTTTATAAAGCGATTTTGACCAACGCGTTTAATCAACCCGAGGTTTCCAATTTGCTCCTCAAAAAAATATTTACCGTTAAAATAGCGGCAGGCGACAGTAAATTGCAATTTTACCTGCATCGTATTGCTTATGATAACTATGTTAAATTAAATAATTATAAAGAGGCTCATATAGCTGCCGAACAATTGGTTAAAGATTACCGTACCTGGTTTAGCACGAGCGAACTAACCGATCAGTTGGACGAAAACAAAATATGGGCCGCACTTGCAGCTGCTCCTGCTCAGCAGGTGCAAAAACATGCTTCATCGGCTATCCCGGTAAAAAAAGATATGGCCGGTTTGTGGAATATACCCGTACAACAACAGGATAGCAGTTATCTGTTTATTTTTGATACCGGCGCCAATATATCAACCATAACCGCTACCTATGCAAAAAAACTGAATTTGGATGTTATTAAAAACTCCGAAGTACGCATTGAAGGTGGTATGAACGGTGTAAGCAGCAAAGTAAACTTAGGCATAGCCAAACAATTATATATAGGTAAAGTGCAAATTAATAATGCGTTGTTCCTGATATTTCCGGATAGCGCATTAAGTTTTGCGGGTGGAGCCTATAAAATAAACGGCATTATTGGCTTACCTATTATTAAAGCATTGGAAGAAATAACCATTAATAAAGACACTATGCAGATACCTTTAGTGGCTGACAAAAGACCAGTTCGGCATAATTTAGCGCTTGATCTGCTGCAGCCTGTTATATATATGGACTATCAGGATCAGCCATTGCCTTTTACATTTGATACCGGTGCCCAGGTAACTTTATTTAGTGATAATTTTTATAAACAATTTAAGACCAAACTGGATGCTACTGCCAAACAGGATAGCCTGCGTTTGGGTGGTGCCGGCGGTGCAAGGAAAATGAAATCCCTAAAGATGCCGCAATTGGTTTTTGCTGTTGATAAAAAGCAGGCCGTATTCAATAACGTACAGATAAGTTTAGAGACCACACAAGTTAGCGATCAATATTATAATGGCAATATAGGGCAGGATATGTTTACTCAGTTTACCCATATGACTATCAACTTTGTAAATTCATCCGTTTCATTTGGTGACAGAAAAGAACCAACGAAGTAA
- a CDS encoding cold-shock protein — MMQGTVKFFNESKGFGFITPSNGGAEVFVHASGLIDTIRENDSVTYDVEQGKKGLNAVNVKVG; from the coding sequence ATAATGCAAGGAACAGTAAAATTTTTCAATGAAAGCAAAGGTTTTGGATTTATTACACCAAGTAATGGTGGTGCCGAAGTTTTTGTACATGCCTCAGGCCTTATTGACACTATCCGTGAAAACGACAGTGTTACCTACGATGTAGAACAAGGTAAAAAAGGCTTAAATGCGGTAAATGTAAAAGTAGGTTAA
- a CDS encoding AsmA family protein codes for MPKWVKTTLKVLGGIIALAVLAFIGVTVYVVYNKQKVLNLITTELNKNLNGTLSIGGLDPTFFKGFPGVSVALKNVTLKDKLWASHHHTLLDAKDIYVSVDARALFKGTVNINKIEISNANIDLFTDSTGYSNTAIFKSNHPKNASTKEKSSSPTLIKRFELSNVNFVVDDRKASKLFHFEVQDIDGKMDYPPTGWKSHLQLRTLVKSFSFNTQKGSFLKDKLLNGPFDISYDNKNKLITVAPNQLGIGDDTFTIGGQFNLAKDPVTFTLNIADDHILWKSASNLLAANITKSLRMFDLDAPIAVTADLKGSFGAGDPLIFVTCKVKDNTLTTPAGRLNNCSFNGVFSNNYINGKGLTDENSVIKLYHFNGNYKGLPFTVDTAFVNNLSTPVATGIFRSQFDVEKLNPVIGEQSLKFTKGTADITMAYKADLVNYELNKPLLDGVVNIKNADVSYLPRNLHFKNTGIALRFYKNDLYMNNIRLQTGNSVVNMQGKVSNFLNLYYTAPEKILIVWQITSPQLHIAEFLGFLNARQSEAPAKTKNTKVNLNNKLNTAFDKGKAELHLRVAKVYYKKFLATDATADLLLDNNIIKVQNVSVKNAGGSLKLAGNLVQNGKVNNFLLNTQIDNVNVSNFFDSFNDFGLKSFSSKNLRGFLSAQAHLTGGINNDGDLVPRSLNGTATIDLQKGALINFTPITSVGRFAFPFRDLKNITFSNLKGRFDIDGDKINISPMQINSSVLNMDVAGVYSLSKGTNIALDIPLRNPKKDTAIVDQTERNKKRMKGIVLHILATDGDDGKIKIKWNKNRAKKEEPNTETTN; via the coding sequence ATGCCTAAGTGGGTTAAAACAACATTAAAAGTATTGGGTGGTATTATAGCATTGGCTGTATTAGCTTTTATAGGCGTTACCGTTTATGTGGTTTATAACAAACAAAAAGTACTTAACCTTATCACCACCGAACTTAATAAAAACCTGAATGGTACACTTAGTATCGGCGGGCTCGATCCTACTTTCTTTAAAGGCTTTCCGGGGGTATCGGTAGCGTTAAAGAATGTTACCCTGAAAGATAAGCTTTGGGCCAGCCACCACCATACCTTGCTGGATGCAAAAGATATTTATGTTTCTGTAGATGCCCGCGCCTTATTTAAAGGCACAGTTAATATTAATAAAATAGAGATCAGTAATGCCAATATCGATCTGTTTACTGATAGTACCGGTTATAGCAATACTGCTATTTTTAAAAGTAACCATCCCAAGAACGCCTCAACTAAAGAAAAAAGCAGTTCGCCAACATTGATAAAACGCTTTGAACTAAGTAATGTTAATTTTGTTGTAGATGACCGTAAAGCATCTAAGTTATTTCATTTTGAGGTACAGGATATTGATGGCAAAATGGACTATCCCCCTACCGGCTGGAAATCTCATCTCCAACTAAGAACATTGGTAAAAAGTTTTTCATTCAACACGCAAAAAGGAAGCTTTTTAAAGGATAAGCTACTCAATGGCCCTTTTGACATCAGTTACGATAACAAAAACAAATTGATAACGGTGGCGCCTAACCAATTAGGAATTGGCGATGATACTTTTACAATAGGTGGTCAGTTTAATTTAGCAAAGGACCCGGTAACTTTTACACTGAACATTGCCGACGATCACATCCTTTGGAAAAGCGCGTCAAATCTACTGGCTGCCAATATTACCAAAAGCTTGCGGATGTTTGATCTGGACGCGCCTATTGCCGTAACTGCGGATTTGAAAGGCAGTTTTGGCGCCGGTGACCCATTAATCTTTGTTACCTGTAAGGTAAAAGATAATACGCTTACTACCCCCGCCGGCCGTCTTAATAATTGCAGCTTCAACGGGGTGTTCAGCAACAATTATATCAATGGCAAAGGTTTAACGGATGAAAACTCTGTTATCAAGCTGTATCATTTTAATGGCAATTACAAGGGTTTGCCATTTACCGTTGATACCGCTTTTGTTAACAATTTGAGTACCCCGGTTGCTACCGGTATATTTCGGTCACAATTTGATGTAGAAAAACTTAATCCCGTTATTGGCGAGCAGAGCCTTAAGTTTACAAAAGGAACTGCCGATATTACCATGGCTTACAAAGCCGACCTGGTAAATTACGAGTTAAACAAGCCTTTGCTGGATGGTGTAGTTAATATCAAAAATGCCGACGTAAGTTATTTACCGCGTAACCTTCATTTTAAAAATACGGGTATTGCACTAAGATTTTATAAGAACGATTTGTATATGAATAATATCCGCTTGCAAACTGGTAATAGCGTGGTAAATATGCAAGGAAAGGTGAGTAATTTTTTAAATCTGTACTACACCGCGCCTGAGAAAATACTGATCGTATGGCAAATAACAAGCCCGCAACTACATATAGCCGAATTTTTAGGCTTCTTGAATGCCCGCCAAAGCGAAGCGCCGGCCAAAACAAAAAATACCAAAGTAAATTTGAACAACAAGCTCAACACGGCATTTGATAAAGGCAAAGCCGAACTGCATTTGCGGGTAGCCAAAGTTTATTATAAAAAGTTTTTAGCCACCGATGCTACTGCCGATCTGCTACTGGATAATAATATTATAAAAGTGCAAAATGTAAGCGTTAAAAACGCGGGTGGGTCATTAAAACTGGCAGGAAACCTTGTTCAAAATGGTAAGGTGAACAACTTTTTGCTCAATACCCAAATTGATAACGTTAATGTAAGCAACTTCTTTGACTCATTTAACGATTTTGGATTGAAGAGCTTTTCATCGAAAAACTTAAGAGGATTTTTATCAGCGCAGGCACATCTTACGGGCGGTATCAACAATGATGGTGACTTGGTGCCTCGGTCGTTAAATGGCACCGCAACCATTGACCTGCAAAAGGGAGCATTGATTAATTTTACCCCCATAACAAGTGTAGGTAGATTCGCGTTCCCGTTCCGCGATCTGAAGAATATTACTTTTTCAAACCTAAAGGGTAGGTTTGATATTGACGGTGATAAAATCAACATCAGCCCAATGCAAATTAACTCCAGCGTGTTGAACATGGATGTAGCCGGTGTATATTCTTTGTCAAAAGGCACCAATATTGCACTTGACATACCGCTCCGTAACCCTAAAAAAGATACGGCTATAGTTGATCAAACTGAACGAAATAAAAAACGCATGAAGGGTATTGTTTTACATATATTAGCTACAGACGGTGATGACGGAAAAATCAAGATAAAGTGGAACAAGAACAGGGCGAAAAAAGAAGAGCCAAACACCGAAACAACTAACTAA